In Biomphalaria glabrata chromosome 8, xgBioGlab47.1, whole genome shotgun sequence, the genomic window TTATATCATGAATTATATGTAATAATCCAGTGAGTGTTTTGAAGAATTTCAACTTCACTTCTAAGCCGatttattatatgtaataaTCCAGTGAGTGTTATAAAGAATTTCAACTTCACTTCTAAGCTGatttattatatgtaataaTCCAGTGAGTGTTTTGAAGAATTTCAACTTCACTTCTAAGCCGatttattatatgtaataaTCCAGTGAGTGTTATAAAGAATTTCAACTTCACTTCTAAGCCGATTTATTATACGGAATAATCCAGTGAGTGTTAtgaaggatttaaaaaaaaaaaaagtcaagataaagcatctttcttgaaatttgtagatttaaaaaaaaaaaaggaaaatctgTTAGATATCAATGAtgacattaaaaatgttaaattctgatttgaataaaatagagagggggggggggaagaagattataaaagaaatgaatactGTTGATGCTGCTTTTAAAGCAGGTAGCACTTTAACataagatattgaaaattgtctaaaaaaataagcttaAAGGATCCATTCCTCACAATGAAATCTGATTTTAtgaaagccttttttttttatcttctccaTTGTGAGCTGGTTctgatttttcttttcttctgtgAAGAAAGCATTCTCCTTGTCAACTCTGATTTGACTTCTTTCCAGGAGGATGACACTTTAGGAAATATTTATACTAATGCATTGCCACCTTGGCTCATGCCAGATGAAGAGGATGTCAATAGCTCTGGCATTATTGGTCCTACATTGGAAGATCTAGAAAAACATAGTAAGAATTTTTGATAACATACTAGAAATTGTATAGACTGATTCTATTGTTCAGTTTTGCAAGCACATTTAATGATtaactttttatatttgtaataatataatagcaagacaacaaaaaatatttaaaaaaaaataatgtgatgATTTCAAAGAATTACAAATTTGGAGTTAACGTGTTAACAAAGTTATTTgcttttctttacttttactattaatttacattaatattttttgtaaagaatAAAATATAGTAAAATTAAAGTTGAAATAGAGGGAGATCAATGTTAgcttttctttctatgttgggTCTACATTTCATAGCATTTTAATCCTTCAGTGGGTACATGACAGTTACTGTATGGTGTAGTATTATACTcactttgtttttacatttatatctcgatgttcaatatttttttgttttttaaatttatatctcttatgttcaatatttttttgtttttaaatttatatctcTGATGTTCAGTACCTTTGGGTGTTTTCTTAAACAGAGAAACAGgagaagaaaagacaattgcCATCTTGTAGAGTGGGTGCCAAGTTTGACCACAAAAATCAAACAACTGACTCATGGCTGCCTAATTTTGGAGGTGTTTGGAGCCATGGACGTAGGACAAACTCTGCGTAATGTTATTTCATAATATCTCTGTAGATTAGCATTTtgtactttaatttattaatcatatttatttaaattaaagaacattaatcattttttaaatggtcGTAATGAGGTTTACACTATCTATTTTGTTTGCAGACAACAGTTTAATAGACGCCAGGGTAAAAAGGTCATTAGCCTGAATCAGAATGTTAGCTTATTTACAAGTGATGATCTGATTTCTCCACAAGCTGAAACACACACAAGAACACATTTATCTCCATCATCTCTCTCACTTATCCCAACTAGTTGTTTGTTACAAGACTCTTATAATGCACAAACTCTGTACAATGGCCTTTATGCCACTGCAAGTGTAGCACAACATGAAAGTAATGATCAAATCAATGCCCACATGTTAGGTCAAACTGAAAACTATAGTGTCACTGTCAAGCCCTATGTACGGAAACAGAAACTTCATAGTGCAGAATATAAAACAGCCAGCACTGACATTTTCAAGCCATCCCATTCCAGCCACTCATCTTTAGACTATTTCCATGAAAGGCCAACCTCTATTAAACACAATGGTAATATCTGTGAGGACCCTTTGATAACACCTTCACATCACCAATTCAACACAAAACCATATCAGAGGCACAGTAAAACTGTCAACAGCACTGAATCTTCAACTTGTAATTACAATGGCTTAGAAACTTTCAGTCTAATATCTACTCCTATATTAAACAGGAACAAAAAGTAGCAACTAGTTGAGTGTTAATTTGTAATGTATGTTGGAATGCCACTGCTTTTATCTTACattgttgaaataaaaataatatgcaaataattaattgtcttTGTTTGATTGTAGCAGAAAATTATGAGCGATATTTCATATTGGATGTCTGGCATTCTTCATGGATTCTCTGACATGGTCCTGATAGATCTTATTAAGTCTAAACCTGTTAAGTCTTCCATTTTCATCCATGCCAGCAtaagcaaagaaaaagagaacGACCAATGAGAAAAATCTCTTAATATAGCTATGGGTACCGATAATAGAAATTAAAACTCTTTTTGTGTTGTATTTAACATATTGCTTGAAATGATCTTGTAACTATCAAATTAAACCAGAAATTGctttttatttaactaataatcACATTGTTATAAAGAGGTGGATttgcatttaataataaataatattttttaaaagtctgaaGATTGTACAATAGAACACTATTTCACAGATCCCAAAACTTATGGAATTAAAAAGTCTATTGGAAAAGAAACTAGGTAGTTacataaaagttaaaaaaaaaaaaaagatcgattTCTTTTAATTCAATGCCCTACAAATTCAGGAAGTTTCAAAGTTTTACAGAGAAATAATTAAAGAGAAAGAATATGTAGGTTGGTTTATTTATAATTGATTTTACAACAATATGATTGTATTAGAATAACAAAGAAATATGTTAACGGtatcattaaattattattactattgtaCTTGTCTACTAAATGATGTCATTGGGGAAAATAAGGTAGGGCTGCCTGGTAGAACTCAAACCCAGCTTGTTGCCATCCCCTGTTGCTGTAGGTGTTGACTAGGATATGGGTATTCATTACTGAACTAGTGAAGGAATTTCCTACTCTTGTTATACCAAGAAAAGAATCCTCATGAATTGATCgacacattaaattattttttcaaaacaataagataattttatttattgatccaatcaaatggaaattcagtttgactacaattgacatcagagaaactactgtacaataacagtatagaggaaaaattcgaacaacgttcacacacgaaacacatacacattcacaaccagcgctttatgaatttgacttctatgtacttctcgatgacgacagctgatcttgtaacactctgaccgatagtgggataaaggagtttttaaatctttctgttttagtcctaatggaaaggagacgaccacttcgttcagatcttatgtaacagtggtttaatgggtgcaggttgtccttaagaatcgagagtgctttggaaatgcatctttcatgaaaaagctcttcaagagatggtagctgtattcgagtgatatgcgatgctttttaaattagtatatttagtctaagtctttgtgtcagtgaagtattaccatatcagaaggtgatggcaaagtttagactgctgatggttgctgtataaaaaagtttaataattgttttgtcgatgttaaattttcttagctttctgagatagaagagtCGTAATCatcattaattttattattaatacatagatctagagaatCTAGACTTATAGACAATTATGTCTAATGTTCTAGTTTGGTATCTGCTAGCTAGGGTTCTACTGATCTCTTTatctgaaccataatcttcaaatacaataatagaacctaataaaatactcagaatgaataaagataaaggcacattccttgttccctatgctaggacaaatttgtgcaaATACTCATAGTTCTTTCCTAGTGTtcctagagcatggaatgggttgcccgagtAAGAtaagtttaagtcactgattaacatgcatgattagattgacggTCGACCAAGGGAcaggcgtaggacgtaatcttttttgaaggaacgtctgtattttataaaataaaaaaaaaaagaaataatttctaGAAAAACAACACAGAAGTAAAACTCTAGATACGTTTTCAAGTgacaaaaagtttataaaatctagatattcAAAAATTGATCTCAGATCCTTAATCCATTGTGCTATTTAAACTGAGTAGGCCCTATCTTTGATGTAtcggtgacttctggaacaagACCTACTCATCCCCTTAAAGGGGTAGACCACTTCATGTATCTAGGaagtatagtatcaaatgatGCCTCGATTTCAAGGAAaattgataaccgtctggccagggtcactagcgcttttggacgccttcatgcgagagtttggcggaataaatcgctGTCTACTTAGCAGTGGTtatctcaacccttctatatggatatGAAACATGGGTAGcctactatacagaaagcaactaagactttttGAGCGCTTTCAGCATGGACATACGATGGCAAGACTGCGCTACAAACAGGGACGGACTGGGTGTTAAAACCGGCcctggcatttctatacaatccggcacacaaattgtatatcatatgatggacatccatttctaggtctgCCTGTCGTCAAAGTCATTtgataagtttgataatgtttCGATAACAGAACGCATGCATACAATGAACTCCGtgtcttttaaagaaatatattagGCCTTGTGTTTCTTTTCAATCGCTAAAAATGTGGGCCCTTAAAGggtgaagcctactagtagcactgtctacaggtgtagactattacattatttcggaaaatgtgttatattaaaatagtattaggcctacactttagagtctgtaaaagatttgttaaaacacgacgctcagagagCCCCCTTTACAAGTGAATATTATAAAacgtttaacaatttaatacgttcTATAGTGGTATTTATGATGTCCTTTAGGTGgcccctaccggcccatttgggtaccgggcatttgcccgaatgcccatatagccagtcctccCCTGACTACAAACaccgatgtccttgccaacgccggtatggacagtatagaggaacttcttatggtccgacagttgcgctGGGCAGAGTACGTATCCCGTATTGGGGACgaacgtttattttttttattttttaaattattttttttttgtcaacgtaacagaggtgccccacggaaacgcttttaagaccagcttaggcacctacttgccttagctgacatagaagaggagcacctggttgcatgcggcctcagaacgagacagctggaggtcactcacaaaggccgcgggatacacatttgagaccaaaagaaaatccgctgccgaggacagacgcagacggcgaaaagaaaatcttaatcgaccagcGGCGGACTATGGTTAAGCCTAtgccctgaatgtggcaaaatatgtaggtcacagctggggctgcgtggctactggaaatactgcattcctcattaatcttcggactcgaagacaagccttattatgatTATCCTTAATATAGTTAGATCTAGCAGAATTTATAttagtaggccctatatataggcctatatctatactaggtttcgcaattttttatattttcgtTAGAGCAAGGCATGGGTTGTCTGAATTAGCCAGAAACATGGGCGCCCGCAAGATTTTTTGCAGGGGGGTGCAAGCTGACTACCATGGCTAAAAGTCGTAGCCTCAACTTtcttgttataatattaaagaaaagaattgcCCCCTACTTGAGCCCTCATACCTAATCGATATTAAGTGCACAGTAAATACTTctttttcatgaaataaaaaaaataagcaataaAAACGTGAACAAAGAATTCACTGAACACAATGTTAACTTTATCCGTGAGGCCCATGCTTCCTAACGTTCGATCAAACAAAAAACTGCAAACTTTGACTGTGGCTGccgaaactgtcaataactttactaatGCATTGCTTTTCGTCGGGATGGACAAGCtggcgatgaacgcttatcGTGCAGTTCTGATATTATTCTTTGCATTGCAGCTTTTAGGATGAAGACAAAATAAGTTGAACAGACCATTATTATTGATCGAAAAGCGAGACGTACCGGTAATGAAGAAACTTAAGAATCAAAATAAGTAATGTAAAGCAgtgttctgtaataactccCACAATCTAaacatgtgttgttgtttttctgagTGTGTCTGTCGACTGCGAATTATCGGCAACAGCAACTCAACTGTTGAGCGGCCACTATGTTAAGTTGGAAAGACTGCAACACCttggaaactggttcaagaacagatgactaattaatgacaataaaaagacaaatcagaaacaagAGGAGAGGCATTTACTACACATGTGCAGTTTGTTTGGTTTCACTTGCAGTCGTTATTTTAAGATCcgccaaacagtcaaagatctcaAAGTTGAGACTTAAATCTCGAATGGATTCGTATTTTTCAGTTGATTGTGTCTCACTTAAAAGAGGTAATTGGCACCAACGCTATCGCTAAAGACAGTTACGGAAAAATAATACTAGCCATTAGGGGCAGCCTTGGCCGAGTATTTTGTCCATGTCTAGACTGTACAATGACGATAGACACATACTGCGCGTCTCTCTGAACAACAAGGAACTAAACCAATGAAGTCGAATACAATCGCAATCGAGAAAACGAACACTCAAAAAAGACATCTGCTCAGTGCCTGAGATATCTACAATTCTTCACTAAAAAGTTAATTCATGATGTATCTTTTGGTTTCTTGCTGCTACCAATGCTCCGTTGatacaaatcaacgttttgacttGGACGTTGGCATGTGAAGAACTTTCTTGTATCTCTTCTTTTGTAAACTAGTGGACGTGTTTCACCTTCTATTTTATCGAGCGCTGACACCGACCGCAAGACGTTAATACATTTTCActctttacttttgtttaaagaaactagaacatttATCACATCGAAAGATAATTGGCAAGGATTTCTCCTCCAaggccaaaaaaaataattctagaccttaactaaatattataaaacGTAATTGTGGCTTTTTACGTCTCGAGacgatttttttccctttgcaacttcttgtgtgactaaagaggccaatccatagacataaataaatatagactggccgataatagagttttatgaaacgaaaatttgtgacttgcatttctgtgtactttatttatgtctaggagttttgtttaatctctaagactgaagatcatgcaatttttcagaattcggaaatccgaatacaatagatatacatgttttcaagttacatgaagttatttcccttttccagtctatatttatttatgtctatgggccAATCCTTTGTACTTTCACTCTTCTTTCTACAACCTTTCCTTTAATGCTCGCTcttcatgtggatctatccagtgccacgtTTTCCCcagctgttagtgtcgattttaaaGAGCCTtgtgtcgcgtttgcatacatcagtataccttggcagtggacgaccagcggatCCCCTGCCTTCTGTTAAATCACCATACTTGTAAAAGTCGACCTTGTGACACTCATAATAACTTAATttatgtgcaaatgaaaacaaatcgtcacgactaacATGCTATAGAATATTTGACAACCTAATTTATAGTGCGAAGAATTGCAAGCCTATAATAAATCGTACATGGTCGGACATATTCTAGTTACAATAATAGCATAtctacaactgtacttcagaggaagcactacttgttaagTTACTACATTTTATAATGTTCCAATGATAGCTAGGCCTTTAgatatagacttttttttttttttgaacattaatttattaaactcttgaatcaataatgcatgGGCGTGCGCAGGCTACGTGATGATGAACTTgcaccccctccccccgccGGATTTTGACTAAATCTGCATCTAcgtaataaaaacataatagaTCTGGAAGAtgtatttcattataaaatataaaaaattggcTGAAACGTAgctactcagaattcagaggAGTGCACGTAGGCCTACATAATATGGTTGGTCATCAATTCATGATACACCTAGGCTAATCTACTACTACATTAACCattggaagcactacttgtatAGTTGCTACTTAGAAGATAATTGATTTGGTGGTGCGaaaaaatggctagaatttaaaatggctactcagaatccaaAAAAAGGCACCCCCTTACACCCCCCTTGGGGCGCCCATGGCCAGAAAATAAGTAGGCTAGATCTACGACTTGGCAGATTTTAAGTCACGGATGCACGACTAGGCTGACAAATGCATACCAGTAGGACGTactaattatcttctcttttgaagtaacgtatgtAGATTCTATgttttaagataagatatctaATCTAGAGATTTCACAGATTTGGAATCTAGAACTATCTAAAGAGGTCAAATTTACGTTACTATTAACAACGCATCATGTAACACTTCCGGTTCCGTCTTGGCCTTCAGCTGTTGTTTACAAACAAAGAGAGTCACTATGTCAGAAACTCAACAACTGAATAACATATTTGATAAACATTtaggaaataattttaaagaaacatcTTATGACTCCGTGTTCAACTATTTTGATACAAACAGGTAATCTACAActagtttagatctatgtagatctagatctaaatcactaTGAGTAcgataataattagatctagctagtcatctagtttttaaaagccttaAAAAGGCAAGGCTTAAAAGTTAAAGTAAAGTTATACTAAGTTATAGAGCAttattaatgaaatatgattATTATAATTTG contains:
- the LOC106052633 gene encoding centrosomal AT-AC splicing factor-like, which translates into the protein MLSQKVFIQFRYCPLCRLNHKKGTKHVYAKRHQEIVTNILAKFLKKIVVAKSSMKNPSILESMSEMVNMTFWCYFCQSEITKHKEHFTAMGHCVIELGGMLEHLTRQDHVDNAVKFLRENKKDLVLTSDYIVSTEAYLKYLEVVDVSCSQFLKNKSDSLKLLAQEIKSQELQRFQVLTCAMQEQSQQHRKAPQLSPNPVAAHRKLLNVGNEVEQRRKTIQAFGDGLTPLDRTNEDDTLGNIYTNALPPWLMPDEEDVNSSGIIGPTLEDLEKHKKQEKKRQLPSCRVGAKFDHKNQTTDSWLPNFGGVWSHGRRTNSAQQFNRRQGKKVISLNQNVSLFTSDDLISPQAETHTRTHLSPSSLSLIPTSCLLQDSYNAQTLYNGLYATASVAQHESNDQINAHMLGQTENYSVTVKPYVRKQKLHSAEYKTASTDIFKPSHSSHSSLDYFHERPTSIKHNGNICEDPLITPSHHQFNTKPYQRHSKTVNSTESSTCNYNGLETFSLISTPILNRNKK